A single genomic interval of Brevibacillus brevis harbors:
- the addA gene encoding helicase-exonuclease AddAB subunit AddA, with product MVDQQLQAKPEQWTDEQWQAIIQRGNNLLVAAAAGSGKTSVLVERIIRRIMDEKDPVGVDQLLVVTFTNAAAAEMRHRIGDALRKALKDAPHSSHLRRQLALLQRATITTLHSFCLGILRQYYYLIELDPDFRIADQMEGELLRQDVLEEQLESWYENDADFHALADVMLDGQDDHALTLLLLRLYEFSRSHPAPEQWLGEAAGMFAVHDKNGLDGLVWTRSVLRSVELALGGMTAKMRRAVQLAGSPEGPAGYLPLLEAEAAALHRAAAACKDGWEATVEAVRGVVFAKLPPVKGTDPLVKEQVQDLRNSVKKELAEQIEQYFSTTAEQYVADLQRLAPHMQTLARLVTAFSDAFQLEKRSRGLVDFGDLEHLALRVLTETNESGETVPSSISTQLREQFAEVLVDEYQDINLVQETILQMVSRDGANGQPANRFMVGDVKQSIYRFRLAEPKLFLEKYVTYQKDGDADEACIGRRIDLAANFRSRREVVDAVNFLFRQIMSHGVGEIGYDPSAELINRASYPEVQPNRLQAEMHLIDRNAAIAEEGQAVVAEATDESEAGIPEGESGEEASVAQLEARLIASRIRSWMEPGEGEEPLLVFDKKAGGMRPLAYHDIVILLRATSGWGQTMQEELHAAGIPVYAEQTAGYFAAIEVETMLSLLRVIDNPLQDIPLAAVLRSPIVGLREEQLAQIRIHYATGPFHQAVLQYAEERPAQEPWEKRLRQFFVRLDLWRTEARRGALSELLTMLYRETGYLDYVAALENGQQRQANLRALYDRARQYEAGSYRGLFRFLRFVDRLQEAGNDMGEARTIGENEDVVRIMTIHKSKGLEFPVVFVAGMGKQFNTMDLKSQFLLHKDLGFGPMAIEPSMQLRYPSLAALGIRQKLRRDMLAEEMRVLYVALTRAREKLILVGSSKDLAKSVTDWGRQDDSERLSDEDLIQAKGYLDWVGRAMLRHPGAGVLRAYPEQQGSGEVVRVRSVSDDSVWSFHFYQADELRAQGESTNDEVSLWERMTRREAIPERPSNDTLREIVDKRLGWQDPHPIAPRVAAKWSVSELKRHAKVSKGGQSLILPSITEKPKFLSEQKSTRLTAAEKGTITHLVFQHLDLKRPLDEADIQEQVTALAARRFLTDEQVRAVDVPQIARFFADPLGQRMKAAAVVHRELPFTLVIPAYEVEAELGEESDEQVVVQGVIDCLLEEQDGSLVLIDFKTDWMANEATAAAIEEMKRRYEGQIRLYVRAIKQIIKPKGNVSSYLYLLSGGFSLSISDESMD from the coding sequence ATGGTGGATCAACAATTGCAGGCCAAGCCTGAACAATGGACGGACGAGCAATGGCAAGCGATTATCCAGCGCGGGAATAATCTCCTGGTGGCAGCGGCTGCAGGCTCTGGGAAAACCTCAGTCCTGGTTGAGCGGATTATCCGACGCATCATGGACGAGAAGGACCCGGTTGGAGTCGATCAGCTATTGGTGGTGACCTTTACGAATGCGGCTGCGGCAGAGATGCGTCACCGGATTGGCGATGCCTTGCGAAAAGCATTGAAAGATGCCCCGCACTCTTCACACCTGCGTCGACAACTGGCGTTGCTCCAGCGGGCGACGATTACGACACTTCACTCGTTTTGCTTGGGGATTTTGCGCCAGTATTACTATCTGATTGAACTCGATCCTGATTTTCGCATAGCCGATCAGATGGAAGGGGAGCTTTTGCGGCAGGATGTCTTGGAGGAACAGCTCGAGAGCTGGTATGAGAATGACGCGGATTTTCATGCATTAGCTGATGTGATGCTGGACGGTCAGGACGATCATGCCCTCACCCTATTGCTGCTTAGGCTGTATGAGTTTTCACGCAGTCATCCAGCACCAGAACAATGGCTCGGGGAAGCGGCAGGAATGTTTGCGGTTCACGATAAAAACGGTCTGGACGGGCTCGTGTGGACCAGGAGCGTGCTGCGTTCTGTGGAGCTGGCACTCGGTGGAATGACGGCTAAGATGCGCAGGGCAGTTCAGTTGGCAGGCTCACCGGAAGGGCCTGCTGGCTATTTGCCTTTGCTTGAGGCGGAAGCGGCTGCCCTGCATCGTGCAGCAGCGGCTTGCAAAGATGGCTGGGAAGCGACTGTCGAAGCTGTTCGAGGAGTTGTATTTGCCAAGCTGCCTCCGGTGAAAGGCACAGATCCGCTCGTGAAGGAGCAGGTGCAGGACCTGCGAAACAGTGTGAAAAAGGAACTGGCAGAGCAAATCGAGCAATACTTTTCTACGACAGCCGAGCAGTACGTCGCCGATTTGCAGCGGCTTGCTCCTCACATGCAGACATTAGCTAGGCTGGTTACAGCATTTTCGGATGCTTTTCAATTGGAGAAGCGTTCGCGTGGCTTGGTCGACTTTGGCGACTTGGAGCATCTGGCTCTGCGCGTTTTAACCGAAACGAATGAGTCGGGGGAGACTGTTCCTTCGTCTATATCCACTCAATTGCGTGAACAGTTCGCTGAAGTGCTGGTAGACGAATATCAGGATATCAACCTCGTGCAGGAAACCATCTTGCAAATGGTTTCCCGAGACGGAGCGAATGGTCAGCCAGCGAATCGTTTCATGGTGGGGGATGTGAAGCAGAGTATTTATCGGTTCCGCTTGGCAGAGCCGAAGCTGTTTCTCGAAAAATATGTGACCTATCAAAAAGATGGTGATGCTGACGAAGCTTGCATCGGTCGGCGCATCGATCTGGCGGCGAACTTCCGCAGTAGAAGGGAAGTCGTAGATGCCGTTAACTTTTTGTTTCGCCAGATCATGTCTCACGGGGTAGGTGAGATCGGTTATGATCCTTCGGCGGAGCTGATCAACCGTGCGTCTTATCCTGAGGTACAGCCGAACCGTTTGCAGGCTGAGATGCATCTGATCGACCGGAATGCAGCGATAGCAGAAGAAGGTCAGGCGGTAGTTGCAGAGGCGACAGATGAGAGCGAAGCAGGTATTCCCGAGGGAGAGTCGGGAGAGGAAGCGAGTGTTGCACAGCTGGAAGCACGACTAATTGCCAGCCGCATTCGTAGTTGGATGGAGCCGGGCGAGGGAGAAGAGCCACTGCTCGTTTTCGATAAAAAGGCTGGAGGAATGCGCCCGCTGGCCTATCACGATATCGTTATTTTGCTTCGTGCGACCTCTGGCTGGGGGCAGACGATGCAAGAGGAGCTGCACGCAGCAGGAATTCCTGTGTATGCGGAGCAGACTGCGGGTTATTTCGCGGCGATTGAGGTAGAAACGATGCTCTCCTTGCTGCGTGTCATTGACAACCCGCTCCAAGACATTCCATTAGCAGCTGTATTGCGGTCTCCTATCGTCGGCTTGCGAGAGGAGCAACTTGCTCAAATCCGCATTCACTACGCGACAGGGCCGTTTCACCAAGCGGTACTCCAATATGCAGAGGAACGTCCGGCCCAAGAGCCTTGGGAGAAAAGGCTGCGACAGTTTTTTGTCCGATTGGATCTATGGCGGACAGAGGCTCGCAGAGGTGCTTTATCAGAACTGCTGACGATGCTGTACCGGGAGACAGGCTATCTCGATTATGTGGCGGCTCTAGAAAACGGTCAGCAGCGACAGGCCAACTTGCGTGCGCTCTATGATCGTGCGAGACAATACGAAGCTGGCTCCTATCGTGGCTTGTTCCGCTTTTTGCGCTTTGTCGACCGTTTGCAAGAAGCCGGCAATGATATGGGCGAAGCAAGAACCATCGGGGAAAACGAGGACGTTGTACGCATCATGACGATCCACAAAAGTAAGGGGCTGGAGTTCCCTGTTGTTTTTGTGGCGGGCATGGGCAAGCAGTTTAATACGATGGATTTGAAAAGCCAGTTTTTGCTGCATAAAGATCTGGGCTTTGGACCGATGGCTATTGAGCCCTCCATGCAGCTACGCTATCCGAGTCTGGCTGCGCTGGGCATCCGGCAAAAGCTGCGCCGGGATATGCTGGCAGAGGAAATGCGTGTGCTTTATGTGGCTTTGACGCGTGCACGCGAGAAGCTCATTCTTGTCGGTTCATCCAAGGATCTCGCAAAAAGTGTGACAGATTGGGGCAGACAGGATGACAGCGAGCGGCTCAGTGACGAAGACTTGATTCAGGCAAAGGGATATCTGGACTGGGTGGGGCGTGCGATGCTGCGACATCCTGGTGCGGGAGTGCTGCGGGCATATCCAGAGCAACAAGGCTCAGGAGAAGTCGTGAGAGTCAGAAGTGTGTCGGATGATTCGGTTTGGTCGTTTCACTTCTATCAGGCAGATGAGCTCCGTGCCCAAGGAGAGTCAACCAACGACGAGGTGTCTCTGTGGGAACGCATGACCAGACGAGAGGCGATCCCGGAACGACCGTCTAATGATACTTTGCGAGAGATTGTCGACAAGAGATTAGGATGGCAGGACCCACATCCAATTGCGCCACGCGTAGCTGCAAAATGGAGTGTCAGCGAACTCAAGCGACATGCCAAAGTCAGCAAAGGCGGTCAGTCCCTCATACTTCCGTCCATTACGGAAAAGCCAAAGTTTTTGTCTGAGCAAAAATCCACTCGACTGACAGCAGCAGAAAAAGGGACAATCACACACTTAGTGTTCCAGCATCTCGATTTGAAGCGTCCGCTGGATGAAGCAGATATTCAGGAGCAGGTGACGGCACTCGCGGCACGCCGCTTTTTGACTGACGAGCAGGTACGAGCAGTAGATGTTCCCCAGATCGCCCGATTCTTCGCCGATCCTTTGGGGCAGCGAATGAAGGCGGCGGCGGTCGTGCATCGTGAACTGCCGTTTACCCTCGTGATTCCTGCTTATGAAGTAGAAGCTGAGTTAGGTGAAGAAAGCGACGAGCAGGTTGTCGTACAAGGAGTCATTGATTGCCTGTTGGAGGAGCAGGATGGCAGCCTCGTCCTGATCGATTTCAAGACAGATTGGATGGCAAACGAGGCGACTGCCGCAGCCATCGAAGAGATGAAAAGAAGATACGAAGGCCAGATCAGGCTATACGTCCGGGCGATCAAGCAGATCATCAAGCCAAAAGGGAACGTGTCTAGTTATCTTTATTTACTCTCAGGTGGATTCTCACTTTCGATTTCGGATGAAAGCATGGATTAG
- the addB gene encoding helicase-exonuclease AddAB subunit AddB, with translation MAVQFILGRAGTGKTESIHRQMQARLREKPLGSPMILLVPEQASFQEEYALATLPELGGVMGTQVLSFGRLAHRLMQELGDLTTVPVDDLGKHMVLRMLLERHKEELNLFGRSATQPGFASQLGRLISECKSYGVSFTHSENLEWGGANLNQKIHDLRLIMNAYEAYLSEGYCDADDILNRVATMVRDSTYIKQAEIFIDGFTGFTNQELRLIEQLMQHAKQVTIALTLDPNERDASVDELGLFHPTLRTYQALTLMARESGVSIAKPLLLTEAQRFKSSPWLRQVEQVYFQWGDPPIPDQPGRADEVTMLSAVNRRAEVEAVALKLLTLSREEGYRWKDMAILLREIGTYADEISAVFTEYGIPHFLDQKRSVMHHPLVELVRSALEVIVTRWRYDAVFRCLKTDLLLLDITDEHTARKEIDRLENYVLAHGVFGYQWAEESAWHFRGQAGVEEDARIDELRRKYAAPLLSFEKEMKQATGINVQEMTLALYNLLIALDVPNKLEHWQRKAENDGDLDAAQVHGQVWTGLIELMDQVVEVMGDESMDLATFARVLDSGLETIELGLVPPALDQVLIGAMERSRQPDVKALFLLGVNEGIIPLRPKEEGILDEAERERLAEMGMSLAPSAKQRLMAEPYLLYQAMTRPSERLILSCALADEEGKALLPSSVFTRIREVLPDIPHQVFYNEPTGQHETDAFLLGHPRRVFRHLLTLLRSMKKTGELPDFWWEVYDWYIRASSEVKREQWLLSGLRYFNRPQELDLETSTTLYGKQLKMSVSRLERFQSCPFSHFSSHGLRLSERTMYKLERFDVGELFHASLKRAVEKMNEDNLEWSKLTEDNSMQLANVVVEELVPATRSSILTRTARYRYLSGKLKRAVGRAIYVLGEHAKRSRFAPVGLEVSFGPNSDLPGLALTLENGVELQLIGRIDRVDQSLDSEVPYLRVIDYKSSPKQLSLSDVWNGLNLQLLVYLDVVVANAEEWLGKKAEMGGVFYYQVADPFVTAKRLLTADEAAKERAKRLRMKGLMLADPELARMMDGYVEQGASELVPFEIKKDGTLSSRSSVATAEQFQALTSYVRDTVKQISTRMTNGEIQIEPYTNGTMTACDFCSYKPVCKFDGDAGGNEHRQLAKWNNKQIWSMLAEQQMAGEGGMTDGGSTIAGQA, from the coding sequence ATGGCAGTCCAATTTATACTGGGACGGGCAGGAACGGGGAAGACAGAATCAATTCATCGGCAGATGCAAGCCCGGCTGCGGGAAAAGCCGTTGGGTTCGCCTATGATTCTGCTCGTGCCGGAACAGGCCAGCTTTCAGGAAGAGTATGCGCTCGCCACACTCCCAGAGCTAGGCGGTGTAATGGGGACACAGGTGCTCAGCTTCGGTCGATTGGCTCACAGGCTCATGCAGGAGCTGGGCGATCTGACTACCGTGCCTGTTGACGATCTGGGTAAGCATATGGTTTTGCGCATGCTTTTGGAGCGGCACAAGGAAGAGCTGAACCTATTCGGGCGCTCGGCGACACAGCCTGGGTTTGCTTCTCAGCTCGGTCGCTTGATTAGCGAGTGCAAATCGTATGGGGTATCCTTTACTCATTCCGAGAATCTGGAGTGGGGAGGAGCTAATCTCAATCAAAAAATACATGACCTTCGCTTGATTATGAATGCGTACGAGGCTTACTTGTCAGAGGGGTATTGTGATGCAGACGACATCCTGAACCGAGTGGCAACGATGGTGCGTGATTCCACGTACATCAAGCAGGCTGAAATATTTATCGATGGCTTTACCGGGTTTACGAATCAAGAGCTTCGCTTGATCGAGCAGTTGATGCAGCACGCCAAGCAGGTGACGATTGCGCTGACGCTTGACCCGAATGAACGTGACGCCTCTGTGGATGAACTGGGGCTGTTCCATCCTACACTGCGAACATACCAAGCCTTGACACTGATGGCGCGTGAATCGGGTGTATCAATCGCCAAGCCGCTTTTATTGACCGAGGCACAGCGATTCAAGAGCAGTCCATGGCTACGTCAGGTCGAACAAGTGTATTTCCAATGGGGGGACCCGCCGATCCCAGATCAGCCCGGACGAGCGGACGAAGTGACGATGCTTTCAGCAGTGAACAGGCGGGCAGAGGTAGAGGCCGTGGCGCTGAAGCTCCTGACTCTGTCGAGAGAAGAGGGGTATCGCTGGAAGGACATGGCGATTTTGCTTCGGGAAATTGGGACGTACGCGGATGAGATTTCCGCTGTGTTTACCGAATACGGCATCCCGCACTTCTTGGACCAGAAGCGCTCTGTCATGCACCATCCCTTGGTGGAGCTGGTGCGCTCGGCATTGGAGGTCATTGTTACGAGGTGGCGCTACGACGCTGTTTTCCGCTGCTTGAAAACAGACCTGCTCCTGCTGGATATCACTGATGAGCATACAGCTCGGAAGGAAATCGACCGACTGGAAAACTACGTGTTGGCTCATGGTGTCTTTGGCTATCAATGGGCAGAAGAATCTGCTTGGCATTTCCGCGGGCAGGCTGGCGTTGAGGAAGATGCGAGAATCGATGAGTTGAGACGCAAATACGCAGCACCGCTCCTGTCCTTTGAAAAAGAGATGAAGCAAGCAACGGGCATAAACGTACAGGAAATGACTCTTGCCCTGTACAACCTTCTGATCGCGCTGGACGTGCCTAACAAGCTGGAGCATTGGCAGCGAAAGGCGGAAAATGACGGCGATCTCGATGCAGCACAGGTGCATGGACAAGTATGGACAGGATTGATCGAGCTGATGGATCAGGTCGTGGAGGTCATGGGCGACGAGAGCATGGACCTGGCGACATTTGCCCGGGTGCTCGACAGTGGTCTGGAGACGATTGAATTGGGACTCGTTCCCCCGGCACTAGATCAGGTGCTGATCGGGGCTATGGAGCGCTCCCGTCAACCCGATGTCAAAGCTCTGTTTTTGCTTGGCGTAAACGAGGGCATTATTCCGTTGCGTCCAAAAGAAGAAGGGATTCTGGATGAGGCGGAACGTGAGCGACTGGCTGAAATGGGTATGTCTCTGGCACCCAGTGCGAAGCAACGACTGATGGCAGAGCCTTACCTGTTGTACCAAGCGATGACGAGACCATCGGAGAGACTGATCCTGAGCTGTGCGCTGGCAGATGAAGAGGGCAAGGCCTTGTTGCCTTCCTCTGTGTTTACCCGCATCCGTGAAGTGCTTCCGGATATCCCGCATCAGGTGTTTTACAACGAACCGACGGGGCAGCACGAGACAGATGCATTCCTGCTCGGACATCCGAGACGTGTGTTCCGCCATCTATTGACGCTATTGCGATCGATGAAGAAAACAGGAGAGCTGCCAGACTTCTGGTGGGAGGTATACGACTGGTATATTCGTGCTTCTTCCGAGGTCAAACGGGAGCAGTGGCTGTTGTCCGGCTTGCGCTACTTCAATCGACCGCAGGAGCTGGACTTGGAAACGAGTACGACCCTGTACGGAAAACAACTAAAAATGAGCGTGTCCCGTCTGGAGCGGTTCCAGTCATGTCCGTTCTCGCATTTCTCTTCTCATGGTCTCAGATTGTCGGAGAGAACGATGTACAAGCTGGAGCGTTTCGATGTGGGAGAGCTGTTCCATGCTTCACTCAAGCGAGCCGTTGAAAAAATGAACGAAGACAATCTGGAGTGGAGCAAGCTGACGGAAGACAATAGCATGCAGCTTGCAAACGTAGTGGTAGAAGAACTGGTTCCAGCGACTCGCAGCAGCATTTTGACGCGGACAGCCCGGTATCGTTATTTGTCTGGCAAGCTGAAGCGAGCAGTTGGCCGGGCGATTTACGTACTCGGGGAGCATGCGAAGCGCAGCCGTTTTGCCCCAGTAGGACTAGAGGTTTCGTTTGGGCCGAATTCAGATTTGCCGGGATTGGCTTTAACCCTTGAAAATGGCGTGGAGCTTCAGTTAATCGGACGAATTGACCGCGTTGACCAATCACTGGATAGTGAGGTCCCGTATTTGCGCGTGATTGACTACAAGTCCAGTCCCAAGCAGCTGTCTCTCTCCGACGTTTGGAATGGCCTGAACTTGCAACTTCTCGTCTATCTCGATGTCGTCGTGGCTAATGCCGAGGAATGGTTAGGGAAAAAAGCCGAAATGGGAGGCGTTTTCTACTATCAGGTAGCCGATCCTTTTGTGACGGCAAAACGGTTGCTGACGGCTGACGAGGCGGCAAAGGAGCGGGCAAAGCGATTGCGCATGAAAGGCTTGATGCTCGCAGACCCAGAGCTGGCACGAATGATGGATGGCTATGTAGAGCAAGGGGCGTCAGAGCTGGTGCCATTTGAAATCAAAAAGGACGGAACGCTTTCGTCGCGATCATCCGTGGCAACAGCCGAGCAGTTCCAAGCCTTGACCTCCTATGTTCGCGATACCGTGAAGCAAATCAGTACGCGCATGACCAACGGGGAAATCCAGATCGAACCGTACACAAACGGAACAATGACCGCTTGTGATTTCTGTTCGTACAAGCCAGTATGCAAATTTGACGGAGATGCGGGCGGGAATGAGCACCGACAGCTTGCCAAGTGGAACAACAAGCAAATATGGAGCATGCTGGCAGAGCAGCAGATGGCGGGAGAAGGAGGAATGACCGATGGTGGATCAACAATTGCAGGCCAAGCCTGA
- a CDS encoding AAA family ATPase, with translation MRPIRLKLAGMHSYREMQEVDFEMLCQAGLFGIFGPTGSGKSTILDAITLALYGQVVRLGGGNHPKEVLNQLEQRVFVSFTFELGTGDERKQYTVEREFGLDKKGNKRQPEVRLIQSGALTGEPDVVLESKATSATAAIEALIGLTLQDFTRAVVLPQGQFSRFLTLKGSERNEMLQRMFRLHIYGEKLSERVRHALEQVKEQMHRLQLASAALGEAGPEALELARQTWEEAAQKEQEFTQQKQELAGKLKELEQLNQWHQELVQVQAQLQQQEANEAEMTALTEKIREWESSIRLWPLLQQYERLDQEWHATGTALERSREQQESARLAVDEAEQAYQKVHAELAVQEPLLIQQKGRLVQAQEWEEELKAIREEWTGLEREWNEVSVALTNIEQQLEKDEADLKNWELAWADLQEQMKQVTISPEWRAQIATAREAKQQWERDHAKVRELEKEQLAAQEHIQAATHTADEHKRNWEACANRLAQKREALAAPADSALMSEAEWEKARNVLADMKQVGRQWREVLQAFSSWQEKSQHIVQERKQLDERNQELTRAVEASEALVKSQLAQRDELRQEWERWQQENMARFLRERLEEGKECPVCGSEHHPHGHQNHTKASEAGTEGDALRARIKASEEALRTAEQEAGKNKEAWLAAKGALAAFDERLASVKAEQEQLEARLEAIKEECRGYGQPWVVDSFEELLAVYQREEKELIAKQAERERLKAEREQLQQQLEVLREEEAEKKRLMERSTLLLEQAQKAIDENKARMDAASTQEKQSREELDAKRNELPIEEIEQRYEEIGKSDRRLAELQQVRSEKETLRGKLTMQVEAAKSRKVEGKSREAALKEKLEDRKRMWEQKHAQWLERTGGLTAQECLMRVEDSLLGLRQAVTLAETKRKETAEARETVQNNLVKYSETLAILTRQRTEAHETLYQGLQETGLGTVEYVRERYAEREQLPQAREQVEAYTRIAGQLRYEEERLQQAVAGRSFTQEELTTAKEAWDQWEQAFQEAQKQVAVAKEHVDRMEKNHDKWQELHKEMVQQQDEQSRLEELKKLFEAKAFVQFIAEEKLVSIARDASYHLKRMTANRYGLEIGDEGEFVLRDEGAGGMRRPVSTLSGGETFLTSLSLALALSMEIQMRGGRLEFFFLDEGFGTLDPELLEVVMDALERLRMDDFTIGVISHVPEIRVRMPRRLVVTPAEPMGKGSMLHLEME, from the coding sequence GTGAGACCGATACGATTGAAGCTGGCAGGGATGCACAGCTATCGAGAAATGCAAGAGGTCGATTTCGAAATGCTGTGTCAGGCGGGACTATTTGGGATATTCGGCCCGACTGGAAGCGGGAAATCGACGATCTTGGACGCGATCACGCTTGCGTTGTACGGGCAGGTCGTCCGGCTGGGTGGAGGTAATCACCCGAAAGAAGTGCTGAACCAGCTGGAGCAGCGCGTTTTCGTTTCCTTTACCTTTGAGCTGGGAACTGGCGATGAGCGTAAGCAATATACAGTGGAACGGGAATTTGGCTTAGATAAAAAGGGGAACAAGCGACAGCCGGAAGTAAGGCTGATTCAGTCGGGAGCCTTGACCGGAGAGCCGGATGTCGTATTGGAGTCCAAAGCCACGTCCGCGACAGCCGCGATTGAGGCACTGATTGGTCTCACTTTGCAGGACTTTACCCGGGCGGTCGTTTTGCCACAGGGTCAATTTTCCCGCTTCTTGACGCTGAAGGGCAGTGAGCGCAATGAAATGCTGCAACGGATGTTCCGCCTACATATTTATGGGGAAAAGCTGAGTGAGCGCGTACGGCACGCTTTGGAGCAGGTTAAGGAACAGATGCATCGCTTGCAACTGGCGAGCGCAGCTCTGGGTGAAGCAGGTCCGGAAGCCTTGGAGCTGGCGAGACAAACGTGGGAGGAAGCTGCGCAAAAAGAGCAGGAATTCACCCAGCAAAAACAGGAGCTGGCAGGGAAGCTCAAGGAGCTGGAGCAGCTTAACCAGTGGCATCAGGAGCTAGTGCAAGTTCAGGCGCAACTACAGCAGCAGGAAGCAAATGAAGCGGAAATGACAGCCCTAACGGAGAAGATTCGCGAATGGGAGTCGAGTATTCGACTGTGGCCATTACTCCAGCAATATGAGCGTTTGGATCAGGAATGGCATGCGACCGGTACGGCATTGGAACGTAGCCGCGAACAACAGGAGAGTGCTCGTTTGGCCGTAGATGAGGCAGAGCAAGCGTATCAGAAGGTCCATGCCGAGTTGGCTGTACAGGAGCCCTTGCTGATTCAGCAAAAGGGCAGACTGGTACAGGCGCAGGAGTGGGAAGAGGAGCTAAAGGCGATCCGGGAAGAGTGGACAGGTCTGGAGCGAGAGTGGAATGAAGTGTCAGTCGCCTTGACTAACATAGAACAACAGCTGGAAAAGGATGAGGCCGACTTAAAAAACTGGGAGCTTGCGTGGGCGGATCTGCAAGAACAGATGAAGCAAGTCACGATCTCTCCCGAATGGCGAGCACAAATAGCGACAGCCAGAGAAGCGAAGCAGCAGTGGGAGCGGGACCATGCCAAGGTACGTGAGCTGGAAAAAGAACAACTCGCAGCACAGGAGCACATTCAGGCGGCAACCCATACTGCCGATGAGCACAAGCGCAACTGGGAAGCGTGCGCGAATCGCTTGGCACAAAAAAGAGAAGCACTGGCAGCACCAGCCGACTCGGCATTGATGAGCGAAGCAGAATGGGAGAAAGCAAGGAATGTACTGGCAGATATGAAGCAGGTAGGTCGGCAGTGGCGGGAAGTATTACAGGCTTTCTCATCATGGCAGGAGAAGTCGCAGCACATCGTCCAGGAGCGTAAGCAGTTGGATGAGCGCAATCAAGAGCTGACTCGGGCAGTAGAGGCAAGCGAAGCACTTGTGAAGAGTCAACTGGCCCAACGAGATGAGCTGCGCCAGGAATGGGAACGCTGGCAGCAGGAGAATATGGCGCGATTTTTGCGCGAACGTTTAGAGGAAGGCAAGGAGTGTCCGGTATGTGGTTCCGAACACCACCCGCATGGCCACCAGAACCATACAAAAGCGTCTGAAGCAGGGACGGAGGGTGACGCGCTTCGTGCCCGGATCAAAGCGTCAGAAGAGGCTTTGCGTACGGCTGAACAAGAAGCAGGCAAGAACAAGGAAGCTTGGTTGGCAGCAAAGGGAGCGCTTGCTGCTTTTGATGAGCGCCTAGCGAGTGTAAAGGCTGAACAGGAACAGTTGGAAGCGCGCTTGGAAGCGATCAAGGAAGAGTGCCGCGGGTACGGACAGCCTTGGGTCGTAGATTCTTTTGAAGAGCTACTCGCCGTCTATCAACGCGAGGAAAAAGAACTGATCGCCAAGCAAGCGGAAAGAGAGCGACTAAAAGCAGAGCGTGAGCAATTGCAGCAGCAGTTGGAGGTCTTGCGTGAGGAAGAAGCGGAAAAGAAACGATTGATGGAGCGGAGCACGCTGTTGCTCGAGCAGGCACAGAAGGCAATCGATGAGAATAAAGCACGCATGGACGCTGCTTCCACGCAAGAAAAGCAATCAAGAGAAGAGCTGGACGCGAAGCGCAATGAGCTTCCCATTGAGGAAATCGAACAGCGGTACGAAGAAATCGGAAAATCAGATCGCCGTTTGGCAGAACTTCAGCAGGTACGATCAGAGAAAGAAACGCTACGCGGAAAGCTGACGATGCAAGTAGAAGCTGCCAAGTCGCGCAAGGTAGAGGGCAAATCACGGGAAGCGGCGCTGAAGGAAAAGCTGGAAGATAGAAAGCGCATGTGGGAACAAAAGCATGCCCAATGGTTGGAGCGCACGGGAGGACTTACTGCGCAGGAGTGTTTGATGCGGGTCGAGGATTCTCTCCTCGGTTTGCGTCAAGCAGTCACGCTGGCAGAGACAAAGCGCAAAGAGACCGCCGAGGCGCGAGAAACGGTGCAAAACAATCTGGTCAAGTATTCAGAGACGCTGGCCATCCTTACACGGCAACGCACGGAAGCTCACGAGACATTGTACCAGGGCTTGCAGGAAACAGGTCTCGGTACTGTCGAGTATGTTCGGGAAAGGTACGCAGAGCGTGAGCAATTGCCGCAGGCACGGGAACAAGTCGAGGCTTACACGCGAATCGCAGGGCAGCTTCGTTATGAGGAAGAAAGGTTGCAGCAAGCAGTAGCAGGCCGTTCGTTTACGCAGGAAGAGCTCACCACCGCTAAAGAGGCGTGGGATCAATGGGAGCAAGCCTTCCAGGAAGCGCAAAAGCAAGTCGCTGTCGCCAAAGAGCACGTGGATCGCATGGAAAAAAACCATGACAAATGGCAAGAGCTTCATAAAGAGATGGTCCAGCAGCAGGATGAGCAGAGCCGCTTGGAAGAGTTGAAAAAATTATTCGAAGCCAAGGCGTTTGTCCAATTCATTGCGGAGGAAAAACTGGTATCAATCGCCAGAGACGCTTCCTATCACCTGAAGCGGATGACCGCCAATCGTTACGGGCTGGAAATCGGCGACGAGGGCGAATTTGTTTTGCGGGATGAGGGAGCTGGAGGAATGCGCCGTCCAGTAAGCACATTGTCTGGCGGGGAAACATTCCTGACCTCCTTGTCGCTGGCTCTTGCCCTGTCGATGGAGATTCAAATGCGTGGCGGGCGCCTGGAGTTTTTCTTCCTGGACGAAGGCTTTGGGACACTCGATCCGGAGCTTTTGGAAGTCGTTATGGATGCGCTTGAGCGACTGCGCATGGACGATTTCACTATCGGAGTCATTAGCCACGTCCCGGAAATACGTGTGCGCATGCCGCGTCGTCTGGTCGTGACACCTGCAGAACCGATGGGAAAAGGCAGCATGCTGCATCTGGAAATGGAGTAG